A region of Roseobacter litoralis Och 149 DNA encodes the following proteins:
- the hutG gene encoding N-formylglutamate deformylase: MTPVSVHQGSSPIVLGFPHTGTYVPDGIAAKLNDNGRLLADTDWHIDRLYDGLLADATTVTANFHRYVIDANRDPEGESLYPGQNTTTLIPLTDFDGRDIWDTPPGEADIDTRRRDFHAPYHAALAAEMARVQALHGVAVLYDCHSIRSHIPFLFNGVLPDLNIGTNSGATCAPRIEQCVWDLAAAAPEYTSVLNARFKGGWTTRHYGRPAQGWHAIQMEIAQSAYLETEAAPWTYDDARAGRLRPHLAQMLNRLADLAPELRT; the protein is encoded by the coding sequence ATGACCCCCGTCAGCGTTCATCAGGGCAGCAGCCCCATCGTGCTGGGCTTTCCCCATACGGGTACGTATGTGCCCGATGGCATTGCCGCAAAACTGAACGACAATGGCCGCCTGCTGGCGGACACAGATTGGCATATTGACCGGCTCTATGATGGTCTGTTGGCGGATGCGACGACGGTGACGGCCAATTTCCATCGCTATGTGATCGACGCCAATCGTGATCCCGAGGGCGAAAGCCTCTACCCCGGTCAGAACACCACCACCCTGATCCCGCTTACAGATTTTGACGGGCGCGATATCTGGGATACGCCGCCCGGCGAGGCAGACATCGACACCCGTCGACGCGATTTTCACGCGCCCTATCACGCGGCACTGGCGGCTGAGATGGCCCGCGTGCAGGCCCTGCACGGTGTGGCGGTCCTATACGACTGCCACTCGATCCGCTCGCATATCCCGTTCCTGTTTAATGGTGTGTTGCCGGACCTCAACATCGGCACCAATTCGGGCGCGACCTGTGCGCCCCGGATCGAACAATGTGTTTGGGACCTCGCCGCCGCCGCACCAGAGTACACAAGCGTTTTGAACGCCCGTTTCAAAGGCGGCTGGACAACCCGCCATTACGGACGACCCGCGCAAGGCTGGCATGCGATCCAGATGGAAATTGCGCAATCGGCCTATCTGGAGACCGAAGCCGCGCCCTGGACCTATGACGACGCACGTGCTGGGCGGCTGCGCCCTCATCTGGCGCAGATGTTGAACCGTCTTGCTGACCTCGCACCGGAACTGCGGACATGA
- the hutH gene encoding histidine ammonia-lyase has translation MTLTLTPGAATLAQLQDIWANNRAVTLCPSAHAGIKAAQALVAKAAAGDDAVYGVNTGFGKLASVKIAPKDVATLQRNLILSHCCGVGEPLDAATTRLMMVLKLLSLGRGASGVAMTTVESIENMLARGVTPVIPSQGSVGASGDLAPLAHMAAAMIGEGEAVFEGTRMAAGDALRHAGITPIVLGAKEGLALINGTQFSTACALVGLWGAWRNAATCVLTCALSTDAIMGSTAPLQDAIHTLRGHAGQIAVARAQRALMAGSQIRESHVEGDTRVQDPYCIRCQPQVTGAAMDILHFAGRTLEIEANAVTDNPLVLVEDELIVSGGNFHAEPVGFAADQIAVAVSELGAIAQRRVALMVDPTLSFDLPPFLTPDPGLNSGLMIAEVTTAALMSENKHLANPCTTDSTPTSANQEDHVSMAAHAARRLLRMNANLNVILGVEAMCGVQGIEFRAPLETSAPLKAAMAVLRAHVPTIVEDRYMAPSIEAASALVANGTLASCVGLPAFVKGEAA, from the coding sequence ATGACACTCACGCTGACACCGGGTGCGGCAACGCTCGCGCAATTGCAAGACATCTGGGCGAACAACCGTGCTGTCACGCTGTGCCCCTCGGCCCATGCCGGGATCAAAGCGGCGCAGGCGCTTGTGGCAAAGGCTGCTGCCGGTGATGACGCGGTCTATGGCGTGAATACAGGCTTTGGCAAACTGGCCAGCGTCAAGATCGCACCCAAGGATGTCGCAACGCTCCAGCGCAACCTGATCCTGTCACACTGCTGCGGCGTGGGTGAGCCGCTGGACGCGGCGACCACCCGGCTGATGATGGTGCTGAAACTGCTGTCTTTGGGCCGCGGCGCATCCGGCGTTGCAATGACGACCGTTGAGAGTATCGAGAACATGCTCGCGCGCGGCGTCACCCCTGTGATCCCCAGCCAAGGGTCGGTCGGTGCATCGGGCGATCTGGCTCCGCTGGCGCATATGGCCGCAGCCATGATCGGTGAGGGTGAGGCCGTTTTCGAAGGCACACGCATGGCCGCCGGTGATGCCCTGCGCCACGCGGGCATCACCCCCATCGTGCTGGGCGCAAAAGAGGGTCTGGCGCTGATCAACGGCACGCAGTTTTCAACCGCTTGCGCACTGGTGGGCCTGTGGGGCGCGTGGCGCAATGCGGCGACCTGCGTGCTGACCTGTGCCTTGTCCACAGATGCTATCATGGGCTCCACCGCGCCCCTACAGGACGCGATCCACACCCTGCGCGGGCACGCCGGTCAGATCGCCGTGGCGCGCGCGCAACGGGCGCTGATGGCAGGCTCGCAAATCCGCGAAAGCCACGTGGAGGGCGACACGCGGGTTCAGGACCCCTATTGCATCCGCTGCCAGCCGCAGGTGACGGGTGCCGCGATGGATATTCTGCATTTTGCAGGCAGAACGCTCGAAATCGAGGCCAACGCCGTCACCGACAACCCGCTGGTGCTGGTGGAGGATGAGCTGATCGTCTCGGGCGGGAACTTCCACGCCGAACCGGTGGGCTTTGCCGCCGATCAGATCGCCGTGGCCGTGTCGGAACTGGGCGCGATTGCGCAGCGGCGCGTCGCACTTATGGTCGACCCGACGCTGTCCTTTGACCTGCCGCCCTTTCTGACGCCTGATCCGGGCCTCAACTCAGGCCTGATGATTGCCGAAGTCACCACCGCCGCGCTGATGAGCGAAAACAAGCACCTCGCCAATCCCTGCACGACCGACAGCACTCCGACCTCCGCCAATCAGGAAGACCACGTCAGCATGGCAGCCCATGCCGCCCGGCGCCTGTTGCGGATGAACGCGAACCTGAATGTGATCCTGGGCGTTGAGGCGATGTGCGGCGTGCAGGGCATCGAATTTCGCGCCCCTCTGGAAACCAGCGCCCCGCTCAAGGCCGCGATGGCCGTTTTGCGCGCGCATGTACCGACAATCGTCGAAGACCGCTATATGGCGCCCTCCATCGAAGCCGCCAGCGCCTTGGTTGCAAACGGCACGCTGGCGTCTTGCGTGGGTCTGCCTGCCTTCGTCAAGGGAGAGGCCGCATGA
- the hutI gene encoding imidazolonepropionase, whose product MLFTNARIVTLRDDQDYGLIEEGAIATDGDQITWVGPSADVPDVYRSETTHDLGGRLVTPALIDCHTHVVFGGNRATEFELRLNGASYEEVARAGGGIVSTVTATRSASEAALLADALTRVDALIAEGVTLIEVKSGYGLDRDTELKMLRVARQIASARPVDVRTSFLGAHAVPPEFKGNPDAYIDDICLPTLRAAHGEGLVDAVDGFCEGIAFDTAQIRRVFDVAVELGLPIKLHAEQLSNIGGTQLAAHYGALSADHVEYATDADAQALAKSGTVAVVLPGAFYTLRETKVPPIASFRKHAVRMALATDCNPGSSPLTSPLLAMNMACTLFRVTPLEALLGMTAHAAAALGEKDRGRIMAGARADLCVWNAQHPSELAYRIGFNPLHHRIFKGAI is encoded by the coding sequence ATGCTTTTCACCAACGCCAGAATTGTGACCCTGCGGGACGATCAGGACTACGGTCTGATCGAGGAAGGTGCCATCGCCACCGATGGTGACCAGATCACGTGGGTGGGGCCAAGTGCCGATGTGCCCGATGTTTACCGCAGCGAAACAACGCATGATCTGGGCGGGCGGCTGGTAACTCCGGCGCTGATCGACTGCCATACGCATGTGGTTTTCGGCGGCAATCGCGCGACCGAATTCGAGCTGCGCCTGAACGGTGCGAGCTACGAAGAAGTGGCGCGCGCAGGCGGGGGGATCGTATCGACCGTGACGGCCACGCGTAGCGCATCCGAGGCGGCGCTGCTGGCAGATGCGCTGACCCGTGTGGATGCGCTGATCGCGGAAGGTGTCACGCTGATCGAGGTAAAATCCGGCTACGGGCTGGACCGTGACACGGAACTCAAGATGCTGCGCGTCGCCCGCCAAATCGCGAGCGCCCGCCCGGTAGATGTGCGCACCAGCTTTCTCGGCGCGCATGCTGTCCCGCCGGAATTCAAGGGCAACCCGGATGCCTATATCGACGACATCTGCCTACCCACCCTGCGTGCCGCACACGGCGAGGGGCTGGTCGATGCGGTTGACGGTTTCTGCGAGGGCATCGCCTTTGACACAGCACAAATCAGGCGCGTTTTTGACGTGGCGGTGGAGCTTGGCCTGCCGATCAAACTCCATGCTGAGCAATTGTCAAACATCGGTGGCACGCAACTGGCGGCGCACTATGGCGCGCTGAGCGCTGATCACGTGGAATATGCCACGGATGCCGACGCGCAGGCACTTGCGAAATCCGGCACGGTTGCGGTCGTGCTGCCCGGCGCATTCTATACGCTGCGCGAAACGAAGGTCCCGCCGATCGCGTCTTTCCGCAAACACGCTGTGCGCATGGCTCTGGCCACGGATTGCAACCCCGGATCATCCCCGCTGACATCGCCGCTTTTGGCGATGAACATGGCCTGCACCCTGTTTCGCGTGACTCCGCTGGAAGCCTTGCTGGGCATGACGGCCCATGCTGCCGCGGCCTTGGGCGAAAAGGACCGCGGCCGGATCATGGCAGGTGCACGCGCTGATCTGTGCGTCTGGAACGCACAGCATCCGAGCGAATTGGCCTATCGCATCGGGTTCAACCCGCTGCATCACCGCATCTTCAAGGGGGCGATATGA
- a CDS encoding formimidoylglutamate deiminase — MQRIWAEKALLPSGWASNVQVDIDAQGRIGAVQPDAPETGSRVAMLLPAPVNVHSHAFQRAMAGLTERRGPDPSDSFWTWRQLMFRFLDRLTPDHIEAITAFVQMEMLEAGYGASVEFHYLHHQPGGAIYDSIAETSERVVAAADRTGMGLCLLPVHYQFGGCDQRDLTTGQIRFGNTFDRFQRLYAAASTSIRHASADCSIGVAPHSLRAVGIADLQAYGTAFPDGPIHMHLAEQRAEVTEVEAHWGARPVVWALDNMDLDARWCLIHCTQMTPDETISLARSGAVAGLCPITESSLGDGIFDAVRWVDHGGAFAIGSDSNIRISLSEEMRTLDYSQRLRDGTRAALASPGKSTGRRIFDDILQGGAQAAQRASGRIEAGCWADMLSLDTTSEHLWGRDGDTALDAWIFAGDDRLVTDVWSAGRHMVKNAQHVERAKIVADYKRTIDALRDAL; from the coding sequence ATGCAAAGGATTTGGGCTGAAAAGGCGCTGTTACCCTCTGGCTGGGCGTCAAATGTGCAGGTTGATATTGATGCGCAGGGCCGCATCGGTGCGGTCCAGCCCGACGCACCCGAGACCGGCAGCCGCGTTGCGATGTTGCTTCCAGCCCCCGTCAATGTGCACAGCCATGCGTTCCAACGCGCAATGGCGGGCCTGACCGAGCGGCGCGGCCCCGACCCAAGCGACAGCTTTTGGACATGGCGCCAGTTGATGTTCCGCTTTCTCGACCGTCTGACACCGGACCATATCGAAGCGATCACGGCATTTGTGCAGATGGAGATGCTGGAGGCCGGATATGGCGCGTCGGTTGAATTTCACTATCTGCATCACCAGCCGGGCGGCGCCATTTATGACAGTATCGCGGAAACTTCCGAACGCGTGGTGGCTGCAGCGGATCGCACGGGTATGGGGCTGTGCCTGTTGCCCGTGCATTATCAATTCGGCGGCTGTGACCAGCGTGACCTGACCACGGGGCAGATACGGTTCGGCAACACGTTTGATCGGTTCCAGAGGCTGTATGCGGCGGCCTCGACCAGCATCAGGCATGCTTCGGCAGACTGCAGCATCGGCGTCGCGCCCCATTCCCTGCGTGCGGTTGGCATTGCCGATCTGCAAGCCTATGGCACGGCATTTCCGGACGGTCCGATCCACATGCATCTGGCTGAACAGCGCGCCGAAGTCACGGAGGTCGAAGCGCATTGGGGCGCGCGGCCCGTGGTTTGGGCGTTGGACAATATGGACCTTGATGCGCGCTGGTGCCTGATCCACTGCACCCAGATGACCCCTGACGAGACGATCAGCCTTGCGCGTTCAGGTGCGGTTGCGGGTCTTTGCCCGATCACCGAAAGCAGTCTGGGCGACGGGATTTTCGATGCGGTGCGCTGGGTCGATCATGGTGGGGCCTTTGCGATCGGGTCTGACAGCAACATCCGCATTTCACTGAGCGAAGAGATGAGGACGCTGGATTACTCCCAACGGCTGCGTGATGGCACGCGCGCAGCGCTGGCATCGCCCGGGAAATCAACAGGGCGGCGGATTTTTGATGACATCCTGCAGGGTGGCGCGCAGGCGGCGCAGCGCGCGTCAGGGCGCATCGAGGCCGGATGCTGGGCGGATATGCTCTCGCTCGATACAACCTCGGAACACCTGTGGGGCAGGGACGGCGACACGGCGCTGGATGCATGGATTTTCGCGGGGGATGACCGTTTGGTGACGGACGTCTGGTCTGCCGGGCGGCATATGGTGAAAAACGCGCAGCACGTGGAACGCGCGAAGATCGTCGCAGATTACAAACGAACAATCGACGCGTTGCGGGATGCGTTGTAA
- a CDS encoding aminotransferase class III-fold pyridoxal phosphate-dependent enzyme, giving the protein MDKTAKRIQHWQSVLAQKWHINAELTPLDGEYDLNFRATTEDGAGYIVKVMRVGCDRWLVDMQVKAFEHITARQPQLPCPMVIPATDAASLLTIRDENGQERLVWLLGQLPGRCYAHIAPKSEALIHELGQVLAGSAMALADFHHEGLARDFKWDLMRAAWIGDEITCITDPARREMIKDIHAQFAALMPALNALPKHAIHNDANDYNILVTGALSAPRRVSGLIDLGDMCAAPRICDLAIAAAYIVLDHARPEAALAALVAGYHAVYPLTTGELDMLWPLLRMRLAVSVVNSTLMAADNPDDPYVTISQAPAWRFLEGNTLHAGLLAARLRAACGLPVVKGAERVQAWLEQERGNFAPLMGCDISDAPLGALSVEQSTWPQNPFHMPLEEAARVGAEFEDQGRIWLGYYHEPRLIYAEPAFRKGPWKASDRRTVHLAVDVFTSAGTPMFAPMRGEVFVAEYRAGHLDYGGVIILRHETPQDDPFYTLYGHLDPEFLDRLRVGQVIERGQEFCRLGDATMNGGWAPHVHFQLALTTEGIEADWPGVGDPDEMYLWRAICPNPAALLNLEDEKVRYAPTSKHDIREARQQKFGGNLSLSYEDPVMLVRGWKHYLFDEWGRPYLDAYNNVPHVGHAHPRIQTVAADQLKRINSNTRYLHPAQTAFADKILSKLPDHLQVCYFVNSGTEANELALRLARAHTGAKGMVTPDHGYHGNTTGAVDISAYKFNKPGGVGQSDWVELVEIADDYRGSFGRDDPMRAQKFADLVDPAIASLQDKGQGVAGFIAETFPSVGGQIIPPKGYLAAVYAKIRAAGGVCIADEVQTGLGRLGAYYFGFEVQEVLPDIVVMGKPIGNGHPLGVLVTTREIAASFDNGIEFFSTFGGSTLSCRIGHEVLQIVDDENLQDNARKIGGQLMAGLKTLKAKYDCVGDVRGMGLFLGVELIRPDGSEAPEICAYVKNRMRDYRILIGSEGPKDNVLKIRPPLTIEAEDAAMIIEVLDHILGEVA; this is encoded by the coding sequence ATGGACAAAACGGCAAAGCGCATTCAGCACTGGCAATCCGTCCTTGCGCAAAAGTGGCACATCAACGCAGAGCTGACGCCGCTCGATGGTGAATATGACCTGAATTTCCGCGCGACAACTGAGGATGGCGCGGGCTATATCGTCAAGGTCATGCGGGTGGGCTGCGACAGATGGCTTGTCGATATGCAGGTGAAAGCCTTTGAACACATCACCGCACGCCAGCCGCAATTGCCCTGCCCCATGGTTATTCCCGCGACGGACGCGGCGTCTTTGCTGACGATCAGGGATGAGAATGGTCAGGAACGCCTTGTGTGGTTGCTCGGGCAGTTGCCGGGGCGATGTTATGCCCATATCGCCCCTAAAAGCGAGGCGCTGATCCATGAGTTGGGGCAGGTGCTCGCCGGTTCGGCAATGGCCTTGGCGGATTTTCACCACGAAGGGCTGGCGCGCGATTTCAAATGGGATTTGATGCGTGCGGCGTGGATCGGGGACGAGATAACCTGCATCACCGACCCCGCCCGGCGCGAGATGATCAAGGACATCCACGCGCAGTTTGCCGCCCTGATGCCCGCGTTGAACGCGCTGCCGAAACACGCCATCCACAATGATGCAAACGACTACAACATCCTTGTCACAGGTGCGCTGTCTGCGCCGCGCCGGGTCTCGGGCCTGATTGATCTGGGCGATATGTGCGCGGCCCCCCGGATCTGCGATCTTGCCATTGCGGCGGCCTATATCGTGCTTGATCATGCCCGCCCGGAAGCGGCCCTTGCCGCGCTCGTTGCCGGGTATCATGCGGTTTATCCGTTGACGACGGGCGAGCTTGACATGCTCTGGCCGTTGCTGCGCATGCGCCTTGCGGTGAGTGTCGTGAATTCCACGCTCATGGCGGCGGATAATCCCGATGACCCTTACGTGACGATCTCGCAAGCACCGGCCTGGCGGTTTCTGGAGGGCAACACCCTGCACGCCGGTCTGCTCGCCGCCCGCCTGCGTGCAGCCTGTGGTTTGCCCGTGGTCAAAGGGGCCGAGCGGGTTCAGGCTTGGCTGGAACAGGAACGCGGAAATTTCGCGCCTTTGATGGGCTGTGATATTTCAGACGCCCCGCTGGGCGCGCTCTCTGTTGAGCAGTCAACCTGGCCCCAGAACCCGTTTCACATGCCTTTGGAAGAAGCCGCCAGAGTGGGCGCGGAGTTCGAAGATCAGGGCCGCATCTGGCTGGGCTATTACCATGAGCCGCGCCTGATCTATGCAGAACCCGCCTTTCGCAAAGGACCGTGGAAGGCCAGTGACCGGCGCACGGTCCATCTGGCCGTTGATGTGTTCACCTCAGCAGGCACGCCCATGTTTGCCCCGATGCGCGGCGAGGTGTTTGTTGCCGAATACCGCGCCGGACATTTGGATTACGGCGGTGTCATTATCCTGCGCCATGAAACGCCGCAGGACGATCCGTTTTACACGCTCTATGGTCATCTCGACCCGGAGTTTCTGGATCGGCTGCGCGTCGGTCAGGTGATCGAGCGGGGGCAAGAATTCTGCCGTCTGGGCGATGCGACGATGAACGGGGGCTGGGCCCCACATGTGCATTTTCAGCTTGCGCTGACGACTGAGGGCATCGAGGCCGATTGGCCCGGTGTCGGTGACCCTGACGAGATGTATCTGTGGCGTGCCATCTGCCCCAACCCTGCGGCATTGCTGAACCTTGAGGACGAGAAGGTGCGCTATGCTCCGACCTCAAAACACGACATACGGGAAGCGCGGCAGCAGAAGTTTGGCGGTAACCTGAGCCTTTCCTATGAGGATCCGGTGATGCTGGTGCGCGGCTGGAAACACTATCTGTTCGACGAATGGGGCCGCCCCTATCTGGATGCCTATAACAACGTGCCCCATGTGGGTCATGCCCATCCGCGCATTCAGACAGTGGCTGCCGATCAGCTGAAACGTATCAATTCAAACACCCGCTACCTGCACCCGGCTCAAACGGCGTTTGCGGACAAGATCCTGTCGAAACTGCCGGATCATCTGCAGGTCTGCTATTTCGTGAATTCGGGCACCGAAGCCAATGAATTGGCCCTGCGTCTGGCGCGTGCTCATACGGGTGCCAAGGGGATGGTCACGCCCGATCACGGCTATCATGGGAACACGACCGGGGCGGTCGATATCTCTGCTTACAAGTTCAATAAACCGGGTGGTGTCGGGCAATCCGACTGGGTGGAACTGGTGGAAATCGCGGATGATTACCGGGGTTCTTTTGGCCGCGATGATCCGATGCGCGCGCAGAAGTTCGCCGATCTGGTGGACCCGGCCATCGCATCCTTGCAGGACAAAGGGCAGGGGGTTGCGGGCTTTATCGCCGAAACCTTCCCGTCAGTCGGGGGGCAGATCATACCGCCCAAGGGTTACCTTGCTGCTGTCTATGCGAAAATTCGCGCCGCCGGCGGGGTGTGTATTGCGGATGAGGTGCAAACGGGTCTGGGGCGGCTGGGCGCGTATTACTTTGGGTTTGAGGTTCAGGAGGTGCTGCCCGATATCGTCGTGATGGGCAAACCCATCGGCAACGGGCATCCCCTCGGCGTGCTGGTCACAACGCGCGAGATCGCGGCGAGTTTCGACAACGGGATTGAGTTCTTTTCAACCTTCGGGGGCTCAACACTGTCATGCCGGATTGGCCATGAAGTGTTGCAGATCGTGGACGATGAAAACCTGCAGGATAACGCGCGCAAGATCGGTGGGCAGTTGATGGCGGGTCTCAAGACGCTGAAAGCGAAATACGATTGTGTGGGTGACGTGCGCGGTATGGGGCTGTTTCTGGGGGTGGAATTGATCCGCCCTGACGGCTCGGAAGCGCCGGAGATATGCGCCTATGTCAAAAACCGCATGCGCGATTATCGCATCCTGATCGGCAGCGAAGGGCCGAAAGACAATGTGCTCAAAATCCGCCCCCCGCTGACCATCGAAGCGGAGGATGCCGCGATGATCATAGAGGTGCTGGATCACATCCTTGGCGAAGTTGCCTGA
- a CDS encoding PLP-dependent cysteine synthase family protein — MDIWVAHAIRQINADAHRSADTHLFKLPLPRLTGVDIYLKDESTHPTGSLKHRLARSLFLYALCNGKINADTTIVEASSGSTAVSEAYFARMIGVPFIAVLPKSTARSKIRQIEFYGGKVHFVDAAPQMHEASVALAASIGGYFMDQFTYAERATDWRGNNNIAESVFTQMEQEPHPIPAHLVMSAGTGGTSATLGRYIRYKGYDTELTVVDPENSVFYQSYMTGDRNLRSDKSSRIEGIGRPKVELSFQPGVIDQMIAVPDAASVATMLWLEELIGRKTGPSSGTNLWGALERAQDMIKTGREGSIVTLLCDSGDRYLDTYYNPGWVSHCIGAYQDYSDHLNKHFK; from the coding sequence ATGGACATTTGGGTCGCCCACGCCATTCGCCAGATCAACGCCGATGCGCATCGCTCGGCTGACACGCATCTTTTCAAGCTCCCTTTGCCGCGCCTCACCGGTGTGGACATCTATCTGAAAGACGAAAGCACGCATCCCACAGGCAGCCTCAAACATCGCCTCGCGCGGTCGTTGTTTTTATATGCGTTGTGCAACGGCAAGATCAACGCGGACACAACTATTGTCGAAGCCTCCTCTGGCAGCACCGCCGTTTCGGAGGCCTATTTCGCGCGGATGATTGGCGTCCCCTTTATTGCCGTACTCCCCAAAAGCACCGCCCGCAGCAAAATCCGGCAAATCGAGTTTTATGGCGGCAAGGTTCACTTTGTGGATGCCGCGCCGCAGATGCATGAGGCCTCGGTTGCGCTCGCCGCGTCAATCGGTGGCTATTTCATGGATCAATTCACCTATGCCGAGCGTGCCACCGATTGGCGGGGCAACAACAACATTGCCGAAAGCGTTTTCACCCAGATGGAACAGGAACCCCATCCCATCCCCGCGCATCTGGTGATGAGTGCGGGCACCGGCGGCACATCGGCCACTCTGGGCCGTTACATTCGCTATAAGGGCTATGATACGGAACTCACGGTCGTGGATCCGGAAAACTCCGTGTTTTATCAAAGCTACATGACAGGGGATCGCAATCTGCGGTCGGACAAATCCAGCCGCATCGAAGGGATCGGGCGGCCCAAGGTCGAACTCTCCTTTCAGCCCGGCGTTATTGATCAAATGATCGCGGTGCCGGATGCTGCGAGCGTGGCGACGATGCTGTGGCTCGAAGAGTTGATCGGGCGCAAGACGGGGCCATCCTCTGGAACGAACCTCTGGGGGGCACTGGAGCGCGCGCAGGACATGATCAAAACCGGGCGCGAAGGGTCGATCGTCACGTTGTTATGCGACAGCGGGGATCGCTATCTCGACACCTATTACAATCCGGGTTGGGTCAGCCACTGTATCGGGGCCTATCAGGATTATTCCGACCACCTGAACAAACATTTCAAGTGA
- a CDS encoding sulfite exporter TauE/SafE family protein: MEFTQPISSLVLANGVVILAALVQTSTGMGFGMIAAPLLALVSLEYVPGPMLFINLFLSLLMLGDGRANVVQREVAFLLPTILIGTAIGAAIVMLVPTDTLGVLFALLILVAVAVTVFAKALALTSRNLAVCGVAVGVMGTATGIPGAPLVVLYQNERIEKTRPTMALVFTFSYISSLVALSFAGAFSAQLAFLGLMLLPGLIIGYAAGKRVRGYMTKATGRFLMLSISSTGALLLLLKSI, translated from the coding sequence ATGGAATTCACGCAGCCGATCTCGTCGCTGGTGCTCGCAAATGGCGTGGTGATCCTCGCGGCGCTGGTACAGACGTCAACCGGCATGGGATTTGGCATGATCGCAGCCCCTTTGCTGGCGCTCGTCAGCCTTGAATATGTCCCCGGGCCGATGTTGTTCATCAATCTGTTTTTATCCCTTCTGATGCTTGGCGATGGCCGCGCGAATGTTGTGCAGCGAGAAGTGGCATTCCTGCTGCCCACCATCCTGATCGGAACCGCGATCGGGGCGGCGATCGTCATGCTGGTCCCGACCGATACGCTGGGCGTGTTGTTTGCGCTGCTGATACTGGTGGCCGTCGCAGTGACCGTTTTTGCCAAAGCGCTCGCGCTGACATCGCGCAACCTTGCGGTATGTGGCGTTGCGGTTGGGGTCATGGGCACTGCCACGGGTATCCCCGGCGCGCCGCTGGTGGTGCTTTATCAGAACGAACGCATTGAGAAAACACGCCCCACGATGGCGCTTGTTTTCACCTTTTCCTATATTTCATCGCTGGTTGCCCTCAGTTTTGCCGGGGCATTTTCCGCGCAGCTGGCGTTTCTTGGGCTGATGCTCCTGCCCGGCCTGATCATCGGCTATGCCGCCGGAAAGCGGGTACGCGGGTACATGACCAAAGCCACGGGCCGTTTCCTGATGCTGTCGATTTCTTCAACCGGCGCGCTGTTGCTCTTGCTCAAATCCATTTAA